The following nucleotide sequence is from Cicer arietinum cultivar CDC Frontier isolate Library 1 chromosome 2, Cicar.CDCFrontier_v2.0, whole genome shotgun sequence.
TGTTTTTCTATGACCGTCTGCGCAATTCATGTGATTTGATCGCTAGATTGATTGCGTTGTTGCCCATCACTCCTAATCATAGGCTTATTAGGAATATCTTAGTAAcgatgatatttatttattttaattagattttaatatttataatgtcAGGTCAAGTAAGGGTCACATGAcacataatatattatatatataaaattttattgaaactTACCCTccatgtaaaataatttcagtTTTTCCTATAATCTAATAAAAACTTATGATATTGTCGTTTAAACTTGTTTTGTAATCATAATCTTAAAATAGTTGTAGAATGCGGAATATCTTTTACTTATATCCTcttgttaaattattatttttttaatatattttatttttaaattaatataatgtgagatatattaaaaagttttgtattttaattttaaagtaaaatatattaaaattttcatttttaaaaaaagatatagatGAAAAAATTCCGTATAATACAGGATTTCCATCTGTTAAAGGAGCATGTCCATGTCATTAAAGTGAAAGCCAtccacaaaataaataaaatttagaataaatgttgtttttaaactataaatataattttatattgagtAGAATTCGATTATTCTCTTTATGGTCCAAAATACTACAAAAATATAGtatgaagaaaataaattaagatgCTGTTTTTATTGGAGAATATGGACACGAGAATAACAAGTTAAATGTTTTAGTATGGTAAAAGATTTTTTACATCAcattacataaaattttaaaatagtgagaatgtcttctattttattttatatgtttaatatttagtttattcaaaaattaattatttacacgTAAATTTAATAGGTATTTTGGTTTTAACCATTTGATATTTAATAGAAAAGATTTATGGTAATTTGTAATTAAGTCaagagataaataaatttcgattaattatcatttgaatattttgatgcaataaaatatgtttttatatttttacaaaatttatttttataaatattattatagcaTAATAAGTACTCGTTGTCAAttgaaataatttcaatttttattttaaaaaaatggagtTAATCTAAATTGATTACAAGATGAAATATTCAATTGTGCCATAGAGAAGATGAAATGTATTCATTGCATAGAATAATATTCTTAAGAAATGATGCTGtgacattttcaattttgttttgaatactattgaatttgtttttcaaaattgttttagaaaatggTGAAAAACAAACTAAATCTTGTTTTATCGAATGCTTTTTAGttaagttaaaataaaacataaaatacaaataagcGGACCCTAATATagtaaaactatttattttctccTACGCAggttctatttatttttatgattattaaaattttgtaattagctttaataactttttttattttaatttgaaggaACTCCTTTGTACACAATACTAAtaccaataaataaaaatgttggttcttatttgtatttttttttactggaATTTTTATTCGTATTGTCAAAATggcttaaattaaaatttaatctaatattttatttataagctACACATATTTCTTGCTACACTCTATTTACAGTACTCCATTCTTATAAAGTTTACTTGCATTCCAATTTATGTGTTGATCGAAATTTGATGggtatttttagtttgtttcttgGAAAatccataaataaaataatcatcgGCGAgtttaatctttttttaatcattcttttagagaaaaaaatcttGATCATTTGGGAGTACACTAGAATCAGATTAATGTTCTAGACATAGATCGAAATTGCTTACTCCTTTAGtatttgactttaattaaaAGCCATACTCATCAAtagtttattttagttatttttttgataaaatttaatttggtGTATTTTATCTAAACGTTTATATAAAAACTCTCATTGCTATTCCAACTAAACAAGttttttattagttataaaaaagTAACATAATTGTAGAAGACAATAGGCATCTGCCATTTTGACATTTACACACTTGTTAAACATGACATGATACTTATAGAATTTTAATTCTGCCATCTTGATCTACACGTTTTTTTTGTCGAATCTATAgggtttttttctttcaaatatgtAAATGTTTGTACAATATGCCAATTGGATAGTGAGTAGTGACAAAAGGTTCTATATATTTTGACTAAAACAAGAGGTTCTATATTTGATTGGTAGTCATCTGCCATTTTGACATTTACATACTTGTTATTCATGAGATGACAATAGAATTTTAATTCTGCGATAAGATCATGTCTAGGAACCAGCCAAGCCATAAGATTATGTCTCAGATTTGTCTTGATCTACATGTTTTTTTCAAATATGTAAATGTTTGTACAATATGCCAATTGGATAGTAAGTAGTGACAAGAGTTTCTATATATTTTGACTAAAAGAAAGAGGTTCTATATTTGTTTGGTGGGTGATTGCTgattaaaacttttaatttttcagtttttattaattttcagtaatgtaaaatatattatcatattCTAATTTATGATAGTGTATTTGGACATAGAGAGACAAAATCAGAAGGACAAATGAATATTCACAAATATCTATCCAAAAAGAATAAACTTTTGAAAAGTTTTACCTAATTTCCTTTGTCAGCCCATTTGGAAATAGAAAAATGATCTTTAGACATTCATACAAAAAAGTTAGCATTTTGAGAGaaaggaataaaaataataatataataaatgtcATACATTCACAATACtataggaaaagaaaaatagagggaaaaaaaaatgtaatgttAAGAAATTTGGAGTATTCACCTTCGGGAATATTTGAGGGTTAGGCAAGGATGATAGAAAGTAAAGAAGGCCCAAGTTCCAATCTTATTccctattaaaaatattaattaattgataaaaacaCATTATTATGATGCAACaacatatcatattttttagatttaaatatactattaattcctgtaaaatataaataaataaaacttgattttaatcattagaaaataaaaactttcatttaagtcatttcaaaatctaaatatttttattttagtctttaacgTCTCACAACATTGATATTTTAACGgttgaataattaataatttaaaatttaaatatataattagttcTGATAGAAAGTAAAGAAGGCCCAAGTTCCAATCTTATTccctattaaaaatattaattaattgataaaaacaCATTATTATGATGCAACaacatatcatattttttagatttaaatatactattaattcctgtaaaatataaataaataaaacttgattttaatcattagaaaataaaaactttcatttaagtcatttcaaaatctaaatatttttattttagtctttaacgTCTCACAACATTGATATTTTAACGgttgaataattaataatttaaaatttaaatatataattagttcCCGTAAAATGtaagaaatttaactttaatCTTTGtagagtaaaaaaattatattccaGTTCTTGCAAAATGCAAGAAATTGGTTTTAGTTTCTACAAAAAGTTCATGTTGtagttgtattttttaaaattaaatcaactaATAGTAAGATCAAACTAATCAATGGAAATATATGTTTTATACCACACATTAAGAAAAAATTCACCGTACATTAAGGAGTTGAAATAAGATTCATTACAAACTAAAAATAGTCCTAACAAGTTCCactattacaaaatataaatagaatcATATTTTTGCACTTAATCAAATCATTGTTTATGCGTAATAATATAGTTCTATTTAAACTTTGTaggataaaatatatatttagtctatataaaatttgaacctttcaattttagttatcgtaacaaaatataacatttactCTATACAAAACTATTCAACAAatagttttagtttttgttaaaaCCAATTATACTTAATTCTCCTTCAACTTGAAAATTTTTGAATCATTTTTTGTAagtatatttagaatattattaagattcttctacaaaaatttaatttttttttttaattttatatgaatgaaatatgaatattttaaatgtaaaaaattaaatataaaaataacaaatatataaacctAGACATTGAATTTTGTAATGATGCAATTTTTGGATGTCTCCTTTTGGTTTATAATGAAacttatgcattttttttaatatgtgggGCATACTTGTTGAAATAAGTTTCCATTGATTGGTTTTATTCCACTAATAGCTAatttaattggaaaaaaaagtataacatgaactttttggagacataaatcaaatttcttatattttatagtaaatataattttttattttgcaggaactacaatgaattaatagggaaaatatttgaaatttgaagaaacttcaataatttattttattttattttagatcgactataatcaaatttattatattttataaagactaattacatatttaagtttttttttattagctaATTTTACTGAGAGTTAACCCATAAAACATCAAATGATTTCATTTTAAGCTTCGAACAACATTTGATTAACAACATTCGACCGGGGAAACAAATGGACTGATCGCAGGAGTAGGACTCGTGTTGAACATGGGTCAATCTCATGTTAACGcgaataaaaataaaggttaacGTTATTAATGTTGCATTACGCCTTGCTAAAGAAAATAGAAatgtattttgtaaaaatagaaTAGATGGATGCAATCGTAGAAGAAATAGGCAAATAGCTTACTTGCTTGCTTCATAGTTTCAAACACCACTATCTACTttatgtttgatatttgatatgaCGGGTTTACCCTCTCACTTAAGCCTCAAGTACTGATAAATGGTAATTGTTCATCCCACCCCATTTTTGCTCACAATATAAAATACACTACCGCTCAGTAGTGTATTGCATTCACATTTACGCTCCGGGAAGGGAGGTTCCGGTAACTTGCCGGAATTTGAGGGCACCTTGGGCAACTACCTTGATTAATGCTTTGACTTTGATTccaataatgaaatattaaattgttttatgttgCTGATATTGATGAGAAATGCAGGTGGTATCGGACATGGatcaaattcatattattatggGCAGTGTACTCATCTTTCTTCACCCCAATGGAGTTTGCATTCTTTCGTGGCCTGCCAGAGAATCTTTTTATACTGGACATTATAGGACAAATAGCTTTTCTTGTAGACATTGTTTTGCAGTTCTTCGTAGCTTATAGAGACAGTCAGACCTACCGCATGGTCTACAAGCGAACTCCTATTGCTCTAAAGTAAATTTCCAACTCTTAATGTTGCCATGatcttaatgctttttattgtggACAATGGTCCCCTATAGTCGTTGCACATACAGTACAATGGCAGTGGGACCATTGGATATGTACAACTTTTGACTTGGATCTTCTCCGACCCCTCTATCCAAAATATTCGGTTGTTAGATCAATGTAATGGATGAGATTTCGTTGAAGAGATAGAGGGGCTGCTGAGGATCCAACTGTGTATGAGCATGACTTTAGTCTTGGTGAAAGCTTGAGATTATTTGATATGTGCTGAAATGGGACAGCGGTCAGCATATTGGattgttttaattgatttatggCTTACATATAATTGATTTATGACTTTTCTGCAGGTATCTAAAATCTAGCTTTGTCATTGATCTTTTAGGATGTATGCCCTGGGACCTCATCTACAAGGTTCCATTTCTTGCAGATAAACCTAAATTTACTGAGTACTTAGATTGCTTACCTGATGAATTTTTTGACctctataatttatttattacaattcaaaacattttttaaaaatggttATATAATGCCTGTTCACGTTTCACAGTAGTTTTAGGCTTTTAGCATATTTTTCAGTTTGCAATAAAATGTCAACTGTTAGAACTAGAGGAACCTTTAGACTCATTTTACTCTGTCTATAGCTTTCCATAGAGCCATGGAGGTTTATTgggatttgatttgattaaatgattttaatatcTTGCCAACTATTAGTTGGCTAATCAAGGAAAAGGCATAAATTCCTCAGTATCTGGATAGTGTGTCTCAATACTTGGAATTGGAACacaaataacatttttatgTTAGGGTTATAGAACTTTTTGGGCATTTCATTTATGTCATATAGTCACAAATAGAGTTTAAGCCCTCATAGGCATAGCAATGGCACATGTGttattgttactttttttttgtatttctgTTGTGTCTAACCATCATGCTAGTCATTTACATTATTAGAATGCCTCGTTGGTTTACAAGTTTAGGGACATAATAATGTATATATTAGTAGTCATGTTTACAGTACTTTGTTGCACAAGCTGCCAAGCTGGTTATTAAAACCTAGAATTTTGAACTTGTGTGAGTTTCTGTGCAATTTATGTAGCTAAACACAAATCAAGATTATTGTTGGCTGTGCTTTTGAGACATGGCCTGTGCAGACGAAGAACAGAACTTGTTATTCTAACATGTTACAGGCTTTTGTGAACAATTCTAGTTTTGTTGCAAGTTCTTTATTATTGAAAGTTTTCAGTTCATGGATCTTGCTCTAACCACTAAGATAACCTTTTATGAACAGGCTTGTGGACGGAGAGAGGAAGTTAGGTACCTTTTGTGGATCAGATTATATAGGGCGCAGAGAGTTGTACATTTTTTCAGGAATTTGGAGAAAGACATACGTGTGAATTACATTATTGCTCGGATTGTGAAACTTTTAGTAGTTGAACTCTACTGCACTCACACAGCAGCCTGCATTTTCTACTATTTGGCTACTACACTACCTGAATCCCAAGAAGGTTACACATGGATAGGAAGTTTGAAACTAGGTGACTATAGTTATTCTAATTTTAGAGAAATTGATCTTTGGAAGCGCTACACGACATCGATGTATTTTGCTATTGTTACAATGGCTACTGTTGgtaggtttttttttctttgttttttctttaattcaCAGAGCAGagttttgtttctttcatttattttcacAATGGCTACTGGCATTAGTTATCTTCACCCAGCTTATGCAGTGGTCTGCTTCCAGTATTTGCATAGCTGGTCATAAACCTAGATAAAAGAAGAGGGGTGTGCTAGTAATTGGTAGCCAATTGTATAACTTAGACATATTTTTATGTGCTGGATCAACGATTCTTCCTCTACTCTTTTTGATTGGACGAAGACTAAAGAAATTCCAAATAGAAGATTAGAGGTAGTCTGAAGAATATTGTAGgaaaaaccatttaaaaagaTCTCACTCTAAATTAAAAAGATTTGGTGAACATTTGGTTTGAGTCAGACTTACAGCCTGTGACCAACTCCACTTGGTAGCCAAGTCTTGATTTCTGTTGTTGGTCATTAGTGCATGTCATTGTTGCTCAAATTTACTTTGAATGATAAAGCAGCAGAAACTAAGCTACTGTTTTCTTACAGACCAAATCTCAACAGAACCAGTTGTATTGAAATTACTGGCCTGGTGAGCCATATCAACACAAACTTGAAATGTCAACCTTAGTTCATATCTGACTCAGCTGTTACCTTTTTTGTATTTGCTGAAGTTTTTCAAGGTTAAATGAATGAACTGATAGTTACCAGAACCTCTTCTACGGGTTTCTGGATATTCATTgatcattttttataacaaatattataattgattatacTATATAGATCCATGTATTATTTGCATTGATTctcaataattttatattttgtccAAATTGTGTATAGTATATCTTATCTCTCTTGGAAAGTCACTCTGAACGAATTGTGTTTGCAACTTTCTTTTCTTCCACAGGCTATGGAGACATACATGCAGTAAATTTGAGGGAGATGATATTCATAATGATTTATGTTTCATTTGACATGGTTCTTGGTGCTTATTTGATTGGTAACATGACAGCTTTGATAGTCAAGGGATCAAAGACTGAAAAGTTTAGGGACAGGATGACAGATCTGATGAAATATATGAATAGAAATAAACTTGGTAGGGATATCCGTGAACAAATAAAGGGCCATGTGCGCTTGCAGTTCGAGAGCAGCTACACTGACGCTTCTGTCATTCAGGACATTCCCATTTCTATTCGATCTAAGGTATAAGAGAAAGAATAGGGCTTTGAACATCatttatgattatttatttatgaaaattatcattttagttGTTCCTATTTGTTTCATTTTCGACAACATCTTGATTTACCACCTGCTACCAATGCctgttgatatttttttgaaatttgtttacTGGAATCAAgttttgttggttttatttgtgGAATTTCCCTATGTTTTATCTCCGTATAGATTATAGATGTCCTATTTGTGATGAATTCGTTTACTATGGATAACTAATTTGTGAGGAAAGTGCATGCTAAATATGCAATAAATGATACTATTTGTAACTATGGAATTTGCTAATATCtgaatatataaaagaaatttcaGTTGAATACTGATGCTTAGTGGAAATCACCATACATCTTTTCTCAATGTAGGTAAGATGATACTTCAGGTTCTAAAGGATTGACACGTTACtgtgtatttttttgttgttgatagaAGTGTATTTTCTTGATATTCACTATTCAATTAGGAATTGTAATAGATTTCACTTTTAGGATATAATGGATTTATACATTATATagtatatttttcttgaaatttacCTATGAATCATGATAATCTGAACTGTGATCATTCAATTCCATTGTCGGTTGTTGGAATTTAAGGAAATTGATTATTGATAAGGATCCCAATGACATCATATTATTGGCCAGATTCACTTTTCTGACGAATCTAATGTTTAAGTATattcatttttgttctttggtaatatatatttttctgttTATTTTCATTGACTCCACCCTGTCCCGGCAAATTTTCTGTGGGAGTGAGGCCATCTTCTGTCCACATTTTCCATGACAGCATCTGGTTTGTTGTTCTTCTGCTTTTGTAGGTTTTTGTGTAACAGACTAATTACCTTTTGCAGATATCCCAATCGTTGTATTTGCCATACATTGAAAAAGTTTCTCTTTTTAGAGGTTGCTCTTCAGAATTCATCAATCAAATTGTAAGTAATATTTTCCCCATTGCCTAGCATATCAATATGAAATGGCAATAGTATTatctgtatttttggtgtataaAGCTCACTTTTGCTGTTTGGATTTTATCTACAAGTTACAACTAAAAGTGAGGAGATCAACACTTTCTAGCCCCTTTTTCTTTGACAAGAAACTTTGTTATTTAGACTTCAATATTATTTCCTAGTCCGACAATACTAGCAAACATGCTACCACAAAAAGGAAGGGAAAGNNNNNNNNNNNNNNNNNNNNNNNNNNNNNNNNNNNNNNNNNNNNNNNNNNNNNNNNNNNNNNNNNNNNNNNNNNNNNNNNNNNNNNNNNNNNNNNNNNNNNNNNNNNNNNNNNNNNNNNNNNNNNNNNNNNNNNNNNNNNNNNNNNNNNNNNNNNNNNNNNNNNNNNNNNNNNNNNNNNNNNNNNNNNNNNNNNNNNNNNNNNNNNNNNNNNNNNNNNNNNNGAGATTATTTCAAaagatattgaaataaatttcatgtttttttacTCACACTGTCCATTGTCCATCAAACAATACACTAGTCAAAGTTGTGTTTAGACTCGAGCGTTGCTTTGTTCCTATGTGTGCACCCAAGGGACTAGGAACAGTAATTGCCATAAGCCTGTTTCTTTTCTCCATATGTTTGCTTATTTACTGATATCTCCACTTTTACTTTGAAGGTTGAACTTTGTATTGATAAAAAAACTTGCCAGTATGGGCCTCTTCTGCGACACCTTTGTTTAATGAGAGTTTTTGAACCGTCCATTATCATTTCCTGCATGAGGGGTGTGAAGTGATAATAATTTGGGTTCCTTTACTTTCAGGTTACTAGGCTCCATGAGGAGTTCTTTCTTCCCGGGGAAGTTATACTGGAACAAGGAAATGTTGTAGATCAACTATATTTTGTCTGTGATGGTGTGTTGGTATGATTTTATATTTCCACAAACACTCCTgcaatttctcaatttatatcTATTCTCACCATCCAGGTTTCTGATATTTTTAGTCATAGCTTCTGAGTAATTGGAATTAGTCATACCATTTTATGCCCGAGACATGTTGGGTGATGCTAAATTTTCTTACTTCTTTACATTGTATTAccttaaaaaaagtatatatgagAATAGCGGCGCTGAGAATCATATGAATGTGCTTCATCATATCTTCAGTTGGTCATCAAAGAGAAAACAACTTTAGTATGAATTTTTAGGACTACTTCATTGAAAACTTTCCACAGAAGACAAATCTCAAGTTATGTTTATCGAATGCCCAAAACTGTTTGAATGCAGGAGGAAGTAGGCATAGCTGAAGATGGGTCTGAAGAAACTGTTTCACTTCTACAGCCCAACAGTTCATTTGGAGAAATATCTATTCTTTGCAACATTCCTCAGCCACATACTGTTCGCGTTTGTGAACTGTGTAGGGTCCTGCGGCTTGATAAACAATCATTTACAAATATCCTTGATATATACTTTTATGATGGGAAGAAAGTATTAGACAACCTTCTAGTGGTAATCATCTCATATATATTATGTTTGACATCATCTTCCCTTTAATGGAGTATCTGATCATGAGACATATAAATACCTCATATTTTATAGGGAAAAGAGTCTATTCGAGGTAAGCAATTGGAGTCAGACATCTCATTTCATATCGGAAAGCTAGAATCTGAACTTGCTTTGAAGGTCAATAGAGCAGCTTTTGACGGGGATATGTATCAGCTAAAAAGCATGATTCGAGCTGGAGCTGATCCCAACAAGACAGATTATGATGGAAGATCACCTTTGGTTAGGAGCTTGAAACTTCTTATTATGATGTCTTGTTATCAATCAATTTCTTTCTCTGCATCTATGATGTGGTTGTCAGTTAACTATTTTTCAATCAAGTGCTGTCATAAAAATGCTTGCCTGATATGAAccttttttgtttttccaaCAGCATCTTGCAGCATGCAGAGGATATGAAGATATCATAGTTCTCCTTCTTCATAAAGGTGTAGACATCAACGTCAAAGGTAATTGTGTAACTTAGAGATATTCCTTGAGGATCA
It contains:
- the LOC101506152 gene encoding potassium channel SKOR isoform X1 → MIEMKERTKEEENEEEEKNGIKKTTSCSRSSSSSSSSADEREYRVQDLRDRLKSSRGSRFNLIEIELGLSIGWRKFSRQALFHEFVIHPNNRWYRTWIKFILLWAVYSSFFTPMEFAFFRGLPENLFILDIIGQIAFLVDIVLQFFVAYRDSQTYRMVYKRTPIALKYLKSSFVIDLLGCMPWDLIYKACGRREEVRYLLWIRLYRAQRVVHFFRNLEKDIRVNYIIARIVKLLVVELYCTHTAACIFYYLATTLPESQEGYTWIGSLKLGDYSYSNFREIDLWKRYTTSMYFAIVTMATVGYGDIHAVNLREMIFIMIYVSFDMVLGAYLIGNMTALIVKGSKTEKFRDRMTDLMKYMNRNKLGRDIREQIKGHVRLQFESSYTDASVIQDIPISIRSKISQSLYLPYIEKVSLFRGCSSEFINQIVTRLHEEFFLPGEVILEQGNVVDQLYFVCDGVLEEVGIAEDGSEETVSLLQPNSSFGEISILCNIPQPHTVRVCELCRVLRLDKQSFTNILDIYFYDGKKVLDNLLVGKESIRGKQLESDISFHIGKLESELALKVNRAAFDGDMYQLKSMIRAGADPNKTDYDGRSPLHLAACRGYEDIIVLLLHKGVDINVKDNFGNTPLLEAVKNGHDRVASLLVREGASMRIENGGSFLCTAVARGDSDYLKRLLSNGVDPNLKDYDYRTPLHVAASEGLIFMAKLLLDAGASVFTKDRWGNTPLDEARMSGNKNLIKLLEDAKSAQLSAFPCSQEITDKVHPKKCTVFPFHPWDPKEHRSNGIVLWVPHTIEELIKTAAEQIGFSSDSCILSEDAGKIIDVSMIKDDQKLYLVHETH
- the LOC101506152 gene encoding potassium channel SKOR isoform X2, with product MGQRYLKSSFVIDLLGCMPWDLIYKACGRREEVRYLLWIRLYRAQRVVHFFRNLEKDIRVNYIIARIVKLLVVELYCTHTAACIFYYLATTLPESQEGYTWIGSLKLGDYSYSNFREIDLWKRYTTSMYFAIVTMATVGYGDIHAVNLREMIFIMIYVSFDMVLGAYLIGNMTALIVKGSKTEKFRDRMTDLMKYMNRNKLGRDIREQIKGHVRLQFESSYTDASVIQDIPISIRSKISQSLYLPYIEKVSLFRGCSSEFINQIVTRLHEEFFLPGEVILEQGNVVDQLYFVCDGVLEEVGIAEDGSEETVSLLQPNSSFGEISILCNIPQPHTVRVCELCRVLRLDKQSFTNILDIYFYDGKKVLDNLLVGKESIRGKQLESDISFHIGKLESELALKVNRAAFDGDMYQLKSMIRAGADPNKTDYDGRSPLHLAACRGYEDIIVLLLHKGVDINVKDNFGNTPLLEAVKNGHDRVASLLVREGASMRIENGGSFLCTAVARGDSDYLKRLLSNGVDPNLKDYDYRTPLHVAASEGLIFMAKLLLDAGASVFTKDRWGNTPLDEARMSGNKNLIKLLEDAKSAQLSAFPCSQEITDKVHPKKCTVFPFHPWDPKEHRSNGIVLWVPHTIEELIKTAAEQIGFSSDSCILSEDAGKIIDVSMIKDDQKLYLVHETH
- the LOC101506152 gene encoding potassium channel SKOR isoform X3; the encoded protein is MPWDLIYKACGRREEVRYLLWIRLYRAQRVVHFFRNLEKDIRVNYIIARIVKLLVVELYCTHTAACIFYYLATTLPESQEGYTWIGSLKLGDYSYSNFREIDLWKRYTTSMYFAIVTMATVGYGDIHAVNLREMIFIMIYVSFDMVLGAYLIGNMTALIVKGSKTEKFRDRMTDLMKYMNRNKLGRDIREQIKGHVRLQFESSYTDASVIQDIPISIRSKISQSLYLPYIEKVSLFRGCSSEFINQIVTRLHEEFFLPGEVILEQGNVVDQLYFVCDGVLEEVGIAEDGSEETVSLLQPNSSFGEISILCNIPQPHTVRVCELCRVLRLDKQSFTNILDIYFYDGKKVLDNLLVGKESIRGKQLESDISFHIGKLESELALKVNRAAFDGDMYQLKSMIRAGADPNKTDYDGRSPLHLAACRGYEDIIVLLLHKGVDINVKDNFGNTPLLEAVKNGHDRVASLLVREGASMRIENGGSFLCTAVARGDSDYLKRLLSNGVDPNLKDYDYRTPLHVAASEGLIFMAKLLLDAGASVFTKDRWGNTPLDEARMSGNKNLIKLLEDAKSAQLSAFPCSQEITDKVHPKKCTVFPFHPWDPKEHRSNGIVLWVPHTIEELIKTAAEQIGFSSDSCILSEDAGKIIDVSMIKDDQKLYLVHETH